The following coding sequences are from one Myxococcales bacterium window:
- the guaA gene encoding glutamine-hydrolyzing GMP synthase: MSKQSILILDFGSQYTQLIARRIREQKVYSEIQPFDFPVAKIRDMAPTGIVLSGGPASVYAEGAPRVDPEIFDLGLPILGICYGVQITTLALGGKVARAEHREYGRAQVALTQSSALFHGFEEGENVAVWMSHGDRIESLPEGFSVVGTNPSCPAAAVEAPARKFWGVQFHPEVVHTPRGGELLSNFLFRICHCEPSWTMANFVEEAIEQVRTQVGNGRAICGLSGGVDSSVAAALVHKAMGERLTCIFVDNGLLRKGERAQVESLFRDAFHMDLRVVDAADRFLEGLEGITDPEQKRKFIGRAFIEVFEEEARKIGGADFLVQGTLYPDVIESVSHKGPSATIKSHHNVGGLPDFMKLKLVEPLRELFKDEVRALGEEVGLPHHVLWRQPFPGPGLAVRVLGEVTKERCEVLREADAIIDEEIRAAGLYEAIWQSFGVLLPVKTVGVMGDERTYADVLAIRAVHSKDGMTADWVPLPYEVLGRMSSRIVNEVRGVNRVVYDVSSKPPATIEWE, translated from the coding sequence ATGTCAAAGCAAAGCATCCTGATCTTAGATTTCGGCTCGCAATACACGCAGCTCATCGCCCGCCGCATCCGCGAACAAAAAGTCTACTCCGAGATTCAACCGTTCGATTTCCCGGTCGCCAAGATCCGGGACATGGCTCCTACGGGAATCGTACTGTCGGGCGGTCCGGCCTCTGTGTACGCCGAGGGGGCCCCCCGCGTCGACCCGGAGATCTTCGATCTGGGCCTGCCGATCCTGGGGATCTGTTACGGGGTTCAGATCACCACGCTGGCGCTCGGGGGTAAGGTCGCGCGCGCGGAACACCGCGAGTACGGACGTGCGCAGGTCGCGCTGACCCAATCATCGGCGCTGTTCCACGGCTTCGAGGAGGGCGAGAACGTGGCCGTGTGGATGAGCCACGGCGATCGGATCGAGTCTCTGCCCGAGGGTTTCAGTGTGGTCGGGACGAACCCCAGCTGCCCTGCGGCCGCCGTGGAGGCCCCCGCGCGCAAGTTCTGGGGCGTTCAGTTCCATCCCGAGGTCGTCCACACGCCGCGCGGAGGAGAGCTGCTTTCCAACTTTCTCTTCCGCATCTGCCACTGTGAGCCCAGCTGGACCATGGCCAACTTCGTCGAAGAGGCCATCGAACAGGTCCGTACCCAGGTGGGCAACGGTCGCGCCATCTGTGGCCTGTCGGGGGGGGTCGATTCCTCGGTGGCAGCGGCCCTCGTTCACAAGGCGATGGGTGAGCGCCTCACCTGCATCTTCGTGGACAACGGCCTGCTTCGAAAGGGCGAGCGCGCTCAGGTGGAGTCCCTGTTCCGTGACGCCTTCCACATGGACCTGCGGGTGGTGGATGCGGCCGACCGCTTCTTGGAGGGGCTCGAAGGCATTACCGACCCCGAGCAGAAGCGTAAGTTCATCGGCCGTGCCTTCATCGAGGTTTTCGAGGAGGAGGCGCGCAAGATCGGCGGTGCTGATTTCCTGGTGCAAGGCACTCTTTATCCCGACGTCATCGAGTCGGTGTCGCACAAGGGCCCCTCGGCCACCATCAAGTCCCACCACAACGTGGGTGGCCTTCCGGACTTCATGAAGTTGAAGTTGGTGGAGCCTCTGCGCGAACTGTTCAAGGACGAGGTCCGTGCTTTGGGCGAAGAAGTGGGCTTGCCCCACCACGTGCTGTGGCGGCAGCCCTTCCCCGGCCCTGGACTCGCGGTCCGCGTGCTGGGTGAGGTCACGAAAGAGCGCTGCGAGGTGCTGCGTGAGGCCGACGCCATCATCGACGAGGAGATTCGGGCGGCAGGTCTCTATGAGGCCATTTGGCAGTCTTTTGGTGTTCTGCTGCCGGTCAAGACCGTGGGCGTGATGGGCGACGAACGGACGTACGCCGACGTGCTGGCGATCCGGGCCGTTCACTCGAAAGACGGCATGACGGCCGACTGGGTCCCGTTGCCCTACGAGGTCCTCGGGCGCATGTCCTCGCGCATCGTGAACGAGGTTAGGGGCGTCAACCGGGTCGTCTACGACGTCTCGTCGAAGCCGCCTGCCACCATCGAGTGGGAGTGA
- a CDS encoding acyl--CoA ligase, which translates to MPLLNQWLEAAARDSGSQRALVYRDAYLSWRGLAHRVERRANELRSLGIGPGDGVGLMLGNVPDMVVLTLALDRLEAIAVPLDPATSARDLDMILDAAPLKALITRPATNTTTPVGVPSPSRRPTPLALRVTDAAKAATPKYRSESKRRLSGSLLNISMYRREPMTFELPRPRMMAFTVDAGGDPKGVLRQDEQLDAIARSLGEALDAQNGQSALLPTPFHYSSAFDAGLVFALGNRLTMELEDEFQARSLARLLRDDCADYVLGTPAQYGALAQAMTSRQPAPRARCLCIQSPGLLAAANAFEEKWQSALLPLWHSAETGPVALDDSVQPYRGAGAGLSTCAGKLLPGVALKVTAPDGSPLPSGVTGQLWLRSGAVSAAAVPQLPRVIRAVGPVGVPIGRADPDGWFRTGDLGFLDATDNRVFLTGREDDLVWVEGRRLALGEVEGCLESFSKIRAAEARVIYDERAGPMVVARVVPSGPCRVEDIIDHCARNLAPYKVPRKIELCSAL; encoded by the coding sequence ATGCCACTCTTGAACCAATGGCTCGAAGCCGCTGCCCGGGATAGCGGTTCCCAACGGGCCCTCGTCTACCGGGACGCTTACCTGTCCTGGAGAGGCCTCGCGCATCGGGTCGAGAGGCGTGCCAACGAGCTGCGCTCACTGGGTATCGGCCCGGGCGACGGGGTGGGTTTGATGCTCGGCAACGTACCGGACATGGTGGTCCTCACGCTGGCGCTCGACCGGCTCGAAGCGATTGCGGTCCCGCTGGATCCCGCTACGTCCGCACGCGACCTGGACATGATCCTCGACGCGGCTCCTCTCAAGGCCCTCATCACCCGACCGGCCACGAACACGACCACACCTGTGGGCGTGCCGTCGCCCAGTCGACGCCCCACCCCGCTTGCCCTCCGGGTCACGGATGCGGCCAAGGCGGCCACACCGAAGTACCGCTCGGAGTCGAAGCGGCGCCTTTCGGGCTCGCTGCTGAACATCAGCATGTATCGCCGAGAGCCCATGACGTTCGAGCTGCCCCGCCCTCGCATGATGGCCTTCACCGTCGACGCCGGGGGCGACCCGAAGGGCGTGCTCCGCCAGGACGAGCAGCTCGACGCCATCGCCAGGAGCCTCGGGGAGGCGCTCGACGCCCAAAACGGGCAGTCCGCCCTCCTCCCAACACCCTTTCACTACAGTTCAGCTTTCGATGCCGGCCTCGTGTTTGCGCTCGGCAACCGGCTCACGATGGAGCTCGAGGATGAGTTCCAGGCCCGCAGTCTCGCGCGTCTGCTCAGGGACGATTGTGCCGACTACGTCCTGGGTACACCCGCCCAGTACGGGGCTCTGGCGCAGGCGATGACGTCACGTCAGCCGGCCCCGCGGGCCCGGTGCCTCTGTATCCAGTCGCCCGGGCTGCTGGCCGCCGCCAACGCCTTCGAGGAAAAATGGCAAAGCGCGCTGCTTCCCCTCTGGCATTCGGCCGAAACCGGACCGGTGGCGCTCGACGACAGCGTGCAGCCCTACAGAGGGGCGGGAGCCGGCCTGTCGACCTGTGCAGGCAAACTGCTGCCGGGCGTGGCCCTGAAGGTCACCGCGCCGGACGGCAGCCCTCTGCCCTCCGGGGTGACGGGCCAGCTCTGGCTGCGCTCGGGAGCCGTCTCGGCCGCCGCCGTACCGCAACTGCCTCGGGTGATTCGGGCCGTGGGTCCGGTGGGCGTTCCGATCGGAAGGGCGGATCCCGACGGCTGGTTTCGGACGGGAGATCTCGGCTTCCTCGATGCCACCGACAACCGCGTCTTCCTGACAGGCCGGGAAGACGATCTGGTTTGGGTGGAAGGCCGCCGCCTGGCCCTCGGCGAGGTGGAGGGCTGTCTCGAGTCCTTCTCGAAGATACGCGCTGCCGAAGCGCGGGTGATCTACGACGAACGGGCGGGGCCCATGGTGGTTGCGCGGGTGGTTCCGTCGGGTCCTTGCCGCGTGGAAGACATCATCGATCACTGCGCCCGCAACCTGGCGCCCTACAAGGTGCCCCGCAAGATCGAGCTCTGCTCAGCGCTGTGA
- a CDS encoding penicillin-binding protein: MRPARAVTPAAPKAPARGTLEVDLHKLAAEGELFTAPVKAGGKATLTLDPVLQKATDGLFDRYEVPYGAAVMVSVDDGNILVLSGRSALEPKLGPETLALKAWAPAASVFKLVSAAALVSEGGLTAESKTCYHGGLSRVDEDNLRDIASIDKACDTLAFGVGKSQNAILAKLAARHLDALALRRVATAFGFGLPMPFVAPVEPSALDIPRDKLEFARMAAGFYHTSLSPLHGALLAATVAGEGLMPRPRLVKTAVDAKGDELPTPGRRARRVLDPEVAKQVGVMMEATTRMGTARSGFFDSKGRALLPFSVAGKTGSLNYRARSDEPAPPAGPVDGYLAYSWFVGYAPADKPEVAFAVLIGNSAKWRIKATYAAQQMLAAWNARRAPSDKPALDDAMVAQGR; encoded by the coding sequence GTGCGCCCTGCACGAGCAGTCACCCCCGCGGCTCCCAAAGCACCCGCACGGGGCACACTCGAGGTGGACCTGCACAAGCTCGCGGCCGAGGGGGAGCTGTTCACGGCCCCGGTCAAAGCCGGTGGCAAGGCCACCTTGACCCTGGATCCGGTGCTCCAGAAGGCCACGGACGGCCTCTTCGACCGCTACGAAGTGCCTTACGGTGCGGCCGTGATGGTCTCCGTCGACGACGGAAACATCCTGGTGCTCTCGGGGCGCTCGGCGCTCGAACCCAAGCTGGGCCCCGAGACCCTCGCGCTCAAGGCGTGGGCGCCGGCCGCGTCGGTGTTCAAGCTGGTGTCAGCCGCCGCCCTCGTGAGTGAGGGGGGCCTCACCGCCGAGTCGAAGACCTGCTACCACGGCGGCCTCTCGCGCGTGGACGAGGACAACCTCCGCGACATCGCCTCCATCGACAAGGCCTGCGACACCCTGGCCTTCGGGGTGGGTAAGTCGCAAAACGCGATCTTGGCGAAGCTCGCGGCGAGGCACCTGGACGCGCTCGCGCTCCGGCGGGTGGCAACGGCCTTTGGCTTCGGCCTGCCCATGCCCTTCGTGGCGCCCGTCGAACCCTCTGCGCTCGACATCCCCCGCGACAAACTCGAGTTCGCCCGTATGGCCGCGGGGTTTTACCACACCAGCCTGTCCCCGCTGCACGGTGCGCTGCTCGCGGCGACCGTCGCGGGTGAAGGCCTCATGCCTCGTCCGCGCCTGGTGAAAACCGCTGTCGATGCCAAGGGTGACGAGTTGCCAACTCCGGGTCGGCGCGCCCGCCGCGTGCTCGATCCCGAGGTCGCCAAGCAGGTCGGCGTGATGATGGAGGCCACCACCCGCATGGGCACAGCCCGCAGCGGCTTTTTCGACAGCAAGGGCCGCGCGCTGCTGCCCTTTTCGGTCGCCGGAAAAACGGGCTCTCTCAACTACCGCGCGCGCAGTGACGAACCGGCGCCCCCAGCAGGCCCGGTGGATGGCTACCTGGCCTACAGCTGGTTCGTGGGCTACGCGCCGGCCGACAAGCCGGAGGTGGCGTTCGCGGTGTTGATCGGCAACTCGGCGAAGTGGCGGATCAAGGCTACCTACGCAGCGCAACAGATGTTGGCCGCCTGGAACGCGCGGCGAGCCCCGTCCGACAAGCCCGCCCTGGACGACGCCATGGTGGCTCAGGGCCGCTAA
- a CDS encoding diguanylate cyclase gives MSRHTPRRGTDSTETDHVRAKTVVTSISRITERAPGKEACLVVIYGQDLGRKYNLESQNLVLGRSSKCDIQIDQESVSRAHSKIMNQGKTIRIRDLGSTNGTYVNDEQIEERTLTDGDLIKIGRTIFKFLSGGNIERAYHEEIYRLTTIDGLTQIFNKRYFMESIEREIARSNRYRRDMTLVMFDIDHFKQINDTYGHLAGDQVLKSLASTIKAKIRREDLFARYGGEEFAIVLPEIDGYNAQQFAEKIRRIVEATDFFFEGTKIDVTISMGVATLDAETSDAAALIKRADERLYEAKKAGRNCVRG, from the coding sequence TTGTCTCGACACACCCCAAGGCGCGGAACCGATAGTACCGAGACGGATCACGTTCGGGCAAAAACCGTCGTGACCAGCATCAGCCGCATCACGGAGCGGGCTCCTGGCAAGGAGGCTTGTTTGGTGGTGATTTACGGGCAGGATCTGGGACGCAAATACAACCTCGAATCCCAGAACCTGGTTTTGGGGCGGTCTTCCAAGTGCGACATCCAGATCGACCAAGAGTCGGTGTCTCGTGCGCACTCGAAGATCATGAACCAGGGCAAGACGATCCGCATTCGCGATCTGGGCTCGACGAACGGAACCTACGTCAACGACGAGCAGATCGAGGAACGCACCCTCACCGACGGCGACCTCATCAAGATTGGGCGCACGATTTTCAAGTTCCTCTCCGGGGGCAACATCGAGCGGGCGTATCATGAGGAAATCTACAGGCTGACGACCATCGACGGTCTCACCCAGATTTTCAACAAACGCTACTTCATGGAGTCGATCGAGCGGGAGATCGCGCGCTCGAACCGATACCGACGGGACATGACTTTGGTCATGTTCGACATCGACCACTTCAAACAAATCAACGACACCTACGGCCACCTCGCCGGCGACCAGGTGCTCAAGAGTTTGGCCTCGACCATCAAGGCGAAGATCCGAAGGGAAGATCTCTTCGCCCGCTACGGGGGCGAGGAGTTCGCTATCGTGCTGCCCGAGATCGACGGCTATAACGCGCAGCAGTTTGCGGAAAAGATCCGTCGCATCGTCGAGGCGACCGATTTTTTCTTCGAGGGCACGAAGATCGACGTGACGATCTCGATGGGCGTGGCGACCCTGGATGCCGAGACGTCCGACGCGGCCGCTCTCATCAAGCGGGCGGACGAGCGCCTTTACGAGGCCAAGAAGGCCGGCCGAAACTGCGTGCGCGGCTGA
- a CDS encoding fused MFS/spermidine synthase — MRNAVRICFFLSGASGLVFELLWTRMLSLVFGSTTLAISTVLTAFMGGLGLGSYWAGRHADKLRDPVKAYALAEAGIGIWALFVPWVISHYTPLNQWLWATFGDHYGWLSLLRFAAAAALLLLPTTLMGATLPLLARVVVDRPGALREVGGNLGGLYALNLFGALAGSFFAGFVLMPTVGLAHTNRIAASVNLMLAVGIWILQHRLHDDAPPDLDDWAATVDAESLAPRRQAAGQISRAARRVVLVGFAASGATAMIVQVLWTRALAVLIGSSIYSFTLILLAFLAGLGAGSAWLGRWADRTALPVRSLGWVHLLTVLAMGSSYLLMDRLPFVFAWLLASTSFGPGAVQICQFVLACLVILPATLLMGAVFPLTMRIATASLEAVGHDVGRTYAINTLGAIVGSFLSGFVVLPLLGLERGLFLAAATLTLLAAALFWVAPGGSRRLPLAAAGLVLVVAPWLPRWNLTSFSQGFFRVSIARDYVSRKAAKKEWKRPEMVFYEDGVATTVTVERWGKSYSLKNNGKVDASSDSDMPTQVAVGLLPLLLHPGASPPRVALIGFGSGVTSGSVTQAPLESLEVVELEPAIYRASKFFEHVNHRPLDNPKVKARVGDGRNFLGQRTDLFDVIISQPSNPWITGVSNLFTREYFALVKRRLAKGGVFCQWAQLYEMAPWNVKSIYRTLASEFPYVTVFSAEDLSSDTILIASNEPLPLDVERLRARFAHPALAAEAARAGWRTPYDLLGQVLLTPDEVAPFTAGAAINTDDNALIEFAAPRDLLGYSSFDPYLTRVYGAAWPYGHLRGWVRGVATDPGGPGAGEAQLARALLANGRVREAEFWTRKAEVRAPDSQTSRKARQRMELIATRFGSDPEIPLAPGGDLNPPVVPPSLSEAKARQIEREYREVEALFARRKFVSAYKALEDWPAEIWQAPSPDFALLAGFLHYKAEFYEDAVGLLKPLAEDEAYVQRRPETLYYLARARFARGDHGRAMAAFDRFVDLQEARGRPALPSTPPAGSALPLAPKTSALTQP, encoded by the coding sequence ATGCGCAACGCCGTTCGGATCTGTTTTTTTCTGTCAGGCGCCTCGGGCCTGGTGTTCGAGCTCCTGTGGACCCGGATGCTCTCGCTGGTGTTCGGCTCGACCACGCTGGCCATCTCCACCGTGCTCACAGCCTTCATGGGCGGACTCGGTCTTGGGTCGTACTGGGCAGGCCGCCACGCCGACAAGCTGCGCGACCCCGTAAAGGCCTACGCCCTGGCCGAGGCCGGCATCGGCATCTGGGCCTTGTTCGTCCCCTGGGTGATCAGCCACTACACGCCGCTCAATCAATGGCTGTGGGCCACCTTTGGGGATCACTACGGGTGGCTCTCGCTGCTGCGTTTTGCAGCGGCGGCGGCCCTGCTCTTGCTGCCTACCACGCTCATGGGGGCCACTCTGCCCTTGCTTGCGCGGGTCGTGGTGGATCGCCCCGGAGCGCTTCGCGAGGTGGGGGGCAACCTTGGTGGTCTTTACGCCCTGAACCTCTTCGGTGCGCTCGCGGGCTCGTTCTTCGCCGGGTTCGTGCTGATGCCCACCGTGGGACTCGCCCACACGAACCGCATCGCGGCCAGCGTGAACCTCATGCTCGCCGTGGGCATCTGGATCCTCCAGCACCGCCTGCACGACGACGCGCCCCCGGATCTCGACGACTGGGCCGCCACGGTCGATGCCGAAAGCCTGGCTCCGCGGCGGCAAGCGGCGGGGCAGATCTCCCGCGCCGCGCGCCGGGTGGTGCTCGTGGGTTTCGCTGCTTCGGGCGCCACCGCCATGATCGTCCAGGTCTTGTGGACTCGTGCGCTGGCCGTCTTGATTGGCTCCTCGATCTATTCGTTCACGTTGATCCTTTTGGCCTTCCTCGCGGGCCTCGGCGCCGGCTCGGCCTGGCTCGGGCGCTGGGCCGATCGAACGGCCCTCCCGGTGCGCAGCCTGGGATGGGTTCATCTACTGACGGTCCTTGCCATGGGCAGCTCGTACCTGCTCATGGATAGGCTGCCCTTCGTGTTTGCCTGGCTGTTGGCCAGCACCAGCTTCGGCCCCGGGGCGGTGCAGATCTGCCAGTTCGTGCTGGCCTGCCTGGTGATCCTGCCCGCCACGCTCTTGATGGGGGCGGTGTTTCCTCTCACCATGCGGATCGCCACTGCATCGCTCGAAGCCGTGGGCCACGACGTGGGCCGTACGTATGCAATCAACACCTTGGGCGCCATCGTGGGCTCGTTTCTGTCGGGGTTCGTCGTGCTGCCACTCCTGGGGCTCGAGCGAGGCCTGTTCCTCGCCGCCGCCACGCTCACGCTGCTCGCCGCCGCGCTGTTCTGGGTGGCCCCAGGCGGCTCCCGTCGCCTGCCCCTCGCCGCCGCCGGGCTCGTGCTGGTCGTCGCCCCCTGGCTGCCGCGGTGGAACCTGACGAGCTTTTCCCAGGGGTTCTTCCGCGTCTCCATCGCCCGCGACTACGTGAGCCGAAAGGCAGCAAAGAAGGAATGGAAGCGTCCAGAAATGGTCTTTTACGAAGACGGCGTCGCCACGACCGTCACCGTCGAGCGCTGGGGCAAAAGCTACTCCCTGAAAAACAACGGCAAGGTGGACGCGTCGTCCGATTCCGACATGCCAACGCAGGTGGCCGTCGGGCTCCTCCCCCTGTTGCTTCACCCAGGCGCATCACCTCCGCGCGTGGCGCTCATCGGCTTCGGCAGCGGCGTCACCTCGGGCAGCGTCACCCAGGCGCCCCTCGAGAGCCTCGAGGTGGTCGAGCTGGAGCCCGCGATCTACCGCGCCTCGAAGTTCTTCGAGCACGTCAACCATCGACCGCTCGACAACCCGAAGGTCAAAGCCCGCGTGGGTGATGGCCGAAACTTCCTGGGTCAGCGCACCGATCTCTTCGACGTCATCATCAGCCAGCCCTCGAACCCTTGGATCACGGGGGTCTCGAACCTGTTTACGCGAGAGTATTTTGCGCTGGTGAAGCGGCGCTTGGCCAAAGGCGGCGTGTTCTGCCAGTGGGCACAGCTTTACGAGATGGCCCCCTGGAACGTGAAGAGCATCTACCGCACCCTCGCGAGCGAGTTCCCTTACGTCACGGTGTTTTCCGCGGAGGATTTGTCCTCCGATACGATCTTGATTGCCAGCAACGAGCCCCTCCCGCTCGACGTCGAACGCCTGCGCGCGCGTTTCGCGCACCCTGCCCTCGCGGCCGAAGCCGCCCGCGCCGGGTGGCGAACGCCCTACGACCTTCTCGGCCAAGTGCTGCTGACCCCTGACGAGGTCGCGCCCTTCACCGCGGGGGCCGCGATCAACACCGACGATAACGCCCTCATCGAGTTCGCCGCCCCCCGTGACCTACTGGGCTACAGCTCCTTCGATCCCTACCTGACCCGGGTCTACGGTGCCGCGTGGCCGTATGGTCATCTTCGTGGATGGGTCCGGGGTGTCGCAACGGATCCGGGAGGCCCTGGCGCGGGAGAAGCCCAGTTGGCGCGGGCGCTCCTCGCCAACGGGCGCGTGCGCGAGGCCGAGTTCTGGACCCGCAAAGCAGAAGTACGAGCTCCCGACAGCCAAACCAGCCGCAAGGCACGCCAGCGCATGGAGCTCATCGCCACGCGCTTCGGCTCGGATCCGGAGATTCCCCTGGCTCCTGGCGGGGATCTCAACCCTCCCGTGGTGCCGCCGAGCCTTTCCGAGGCAAAGGCCCGCCAAATCGAGCGAGAGTACCGAGAGGTCGAAGCTCTCTTCGCACGTCGCAAGTTCGTCTCTGCCTACAAAGCTCTGGAGGACTGGCCGGCGGAGATCTGGCAAGCGCCGTCACCGGACTTCGCCTTGCTAGCCGGGTTCCTTCACTACAAGGCCGAGTTCTACGAGGACGCCGTAGGCCTGCTCAAGCCGCTGGCGGAAGATGAAGCCTACGTCCAGCGCCGCCCGGAGACACTTTACTACCTGGCACGCGCGCGCTTCGCGCGAGGTGATCACGGCCGCGCCATGGCGGCCTTCGATCGCTTCGTCGACCTGCAAGAGGCACGCGGCCGCCCTGCGCTCCCTTCGACCCCTCCCGCCGGCTCGGCCCTTCCCCTCGCACCGAAAACATCGGCGCTGACTCAACCATGA
- a CDS encoding PilZ domain-containing protein, with protein MHILRPGGRAPIKARSLNLSPTGVFVEAKQDPSTPALDCPVGAELLCDIPLPGGRRYLRGKVARQQTMPSQAMGLGIRFENLEAADQAILHALVQNATDNSRLVKVRFEGMPEALRSRAVVTQDGLRLQTALPFLRLASTVDVSFIAGESRVETHGRLERVHLEPAPIDGIPRLAVDVALPEPFPEGEFGTEPAPGTTTFGPQSTAPEAPMGFDTEPTPVTAPGYVQSQLESPRGASAPSRSAARAAEPPPLPAREMPPTLVLHKTNPAVMPEPDAPNTPTPRVLKRRPPARIRERRTVPPAQVPVTSRLGDPRPSAASDTLEVAAVEPLGTRRSRPPVPPSPWWWVWGWPALGFILAGAIVYDRVMVARRIDASMAVHGQAIDDARKDLRETRDLARQAKGAAEATQVATLGLRSALRREVTAALETHDAIEGQARAGRTVASSPKALSLAGPRVSVHGNVATAAVPIEGSTAGMVQYSLRQPPGVVVKLPAARSPLASGRYGVRAGGFNVVWVQNRTDGLAVRFVYDGDKTRQEMLEVVEAGPDPEAAPAGLALGTVRVRLRRP; from the coding sequence GTGCACATCCTTCGGCCGGGGGGCCGTGCGCCCATCAAGGCACGCTCGCTCAACCTGAGCCCCACCGGCGTGTTCGTGGAGGCCAAGCAAGACCCGTCCACGCCCGCCCTCGACTGCCCCGTGGGCGCGGAGCTTCTTTGTGACATTCCCCTGCCCGGGGGGCGGCGCTATTTGCGCGGCAAGGTGGCAAGGCAGCAGACCATGCCCTCGCAGGCCATGGGCCTCGGCATCCGCTTCGAGAACCTGGAGGCCGCCGACCAGGCCATCCTGCACGCGCTGGTCCAAAACGCCACGGACAACTCTCGGCTGGTGAAGGTGCGGTTCGAGGGCATGCCCGAGGCCCTGCGCAGCCGGGCGGTGGTCACGCAAGACGGGCTTCGTCTTCAGACCGCGCTGCCCTTTCTTCGCCTCGCGTCCACGGTGGACGTTTCGTTCATCGCAGGAGAAAGCCGCGTCGAGACCCACGGCCGCCTCGAGCGCGTGCACCTCGAGCCCGCCCCGATCGACGGGATTCCCCGTTTGGCCGTCGACGTGGCCTTGCCCGAGCCCTTTCCCGAAGGCGAGTTCGGTACCGAGCCGGCGCCGGGAACAACCACCTTCGGTCCGCAGTCCACGGCGCCCGAAGCGCCCATGGGCTTCGACACCGAGCCCACGCCTGTCACGGCGCCCGGGTACGTACAAAGCCAGCTCGAGTCCCCCCGAGGTGCAAGCGCTCCCTCGCGAAGCGCGGCACGGGCCGCAGAGCCGCCTCCCCTACCCGCGCGGGAGATGCCCCCGACGCTCGTCCTCCACAAAACGAACCCCGCGGTCATGCCGGAGCCGGACGCCCCGAACACCCCCACCCCCCGGGTGTTGAAGCGGCGTCCACCGGCCCGCATCCGCGAGCGGCGCACCGTCCCCCCGGCGCAGGTTCCCGTCACGTCCCGGCTCGGCGACCCCCGCCCGAGCGCCGCCAGCGACACCCTCGAGGTGGCTGCTGTGGAGCCCCTCGGCACCCGCCGCTCCCGGCCGCCCGTGCCGCCAAGCCCCTGGTGGTGGGTCTGGGGCTGGCCGGCGCTCGGCTTCATTTTGGCTGGAGCCATCGTGTACGACCGGGTCATGGTGGCGCGCCGGATCGACGCGTCCATGGCCGTGCATGGTCAAGCGATCGATGACGCCCGCAAGGACCTGCGGGAGACCCGCGATCTCGCCCGGCAAGCCAAGGGCGCCGCCGAAGCCACCCAGGTGGCCACGCTCGGGCTGCGCAGCGCGCTTCGCCGCGAGGTCACCGCCGCGCTCGAGACCCACGACGCCATCGAGGGGCAGGCGCGGGCCGGCCGCACCGTAGCTTCATCCCCGAAAGCCCTTTCCCTCGCAGGCCCGCGCGTCTCGGTGCACGGCAACGTGGCCACCGCCGCCGTGCCGATCGAAGGCTCGACCGCCGGCATGGTTCAGTACTCCCTGCGACAGCCGCCCGGCGTGGTGGTGAAGCTGCCGGCCGCGAGGTCCCCCCTGGCAAGTGGCCGCTACGGGGTGCGCGCCGGCGGATTCAACGTGGTGTGGGTGCAAAACCGGACGGACGGTTTGGCCGTGCGCTTCGTGTACGATGGCGACAAGACGCGCCAGGAGATGCTCGAGGTCGTCGAGGCCGGTCCCGATCCCGAAGCCGCACCCGCGGGCTTGGCCCTGGGGACCGTGCGCGTACGGCTGCGGCGCCCCTGA
- a CDS encoding DUF971 domain-containing protein, producing MPTEIIGLLRSRLTFKWPDGCETVIDARDLRLRCRCAQCVDEVTGAPLLEAGRVPDNVRAKNIRLVGQYGFSIDWTEAPCANIYTFRALRALCACERCNAARAAGQEPGGG from the coding sequence ATGCCCACCGAAATCATCGGCCTTCTCCGATCCCGCCTCACCTTCAAGTGGCCCGACGGGTGCGAAACCGTGATCGACGCGCGGGACCTGCGCCTGCGGTGTCGGTGTGCCCAGTGCGTGGACGAAGTCACGGGCGCTCCCTTGCTGGAGGCGGGGCGGGTGCCCGACAACGTCCGCGCGAAGAACATTCGGCTGGTAGGCCAATACGGCTTTTCGATCGATTGGACCGAAGCGCCCTGCGCGAACATCTACACGTTCCGCGCTTTGCGTGCCCTGTGCGCCTGCGAGCGCTGCAACGCCGCCCGGGCCGCGGGGCAAGAGCCCGGCGGGGGCTGA